The following DNA comes from Actinomycetota bacterium.
ACCAGCGCCTTCGTGCCCTGCCCGGCGCCGCGGAACTTCATGACGTAGGTCCCCAGGTCGTCGGCCTCCACCAGGCCGGGCAGGGAGCCCCCCTCTCTCAGGGGGGCGACGTAACGGGTGGCGATCGCTTTTGGAATCATCCCCCGACGTTACACGGCCCCGCGGCCTCCGATCCGGTACTTGACGTGGGTGATCTCCGGGGAGCCGATCACCCGGACGATCTCGAACTTGCCTCGCGGGTCCAGGTTGTCGAACAGCCGGGTGCCGCCGCCCAGGAAACGGGGAGCGATGTGGACGTCTATCTCGTCGAGCACGCCGGCCTCGATCGCCTGCTGGACGACGTTGGCGCCGCCCGCGATCGATATGTCCTTGTCCCCGGCCGCCTCCCGCGCCCGGTCCATGGCGGTTTCGAAGTCGGGGACGAAGGTGTAGCTGGTTCCGCCCTGCTTCACAATCGTCTCCTTGGGCCGGTGGGTGACCACAAAAACCGGGTTGTGGTAAGGCGGGTTCTCGCCCCACGGGATCTCCCCCAGGTCGAACATCGTTCGGCCCATGACCACGGCCCCCTTGTTCTCGAAGTTTTCCTTCGAAACCTCGTCGTCGGGCCCCTCGTCACCACCCTCCAGGCCCTGGGGCTCCCGCCAGGACTTCAAACCGAAGACCCACTCGTGAAGCTCCTCGCCGCCGTCACCCATCGGGTTCTCGGGGGTTATGTTCGGACCTGCGATGTACCCGTCGACCGACATCGACAGCTGAGCAGTTACCTTTCCCATGACTAGCCTCCTGTTCCAACCGGGTCAATTAAACCTTCACCCGTACGTCGGACCAGCCCGGCGGAGTTCGACATTTCGAGAAAAGAATTCCTCCGCTACCTGCGGCGCTCCTTCAGGACCTTCAGGCGCTCGTGGTACTCCTCGACGGTGATCTCGCCCCTGGCGTACCTGTCGGCCAGCACACCCTGTGCCGAGTGACCCTGCCGGCGGCCCGGTTCCCGGAAACGAAAGACCATCAAGATCACTGCGCCCCAGAGCAGGATCCAGAACAGCGGAAAGACGGGCCACCAGCCCGCGTGACCGGCGCCTTCTGCAAACGCCAACGTTGCTGCCAACATCTCAACCTCCTTTTCGACAACTTCCGACGCATCCCATGGTGGGCAAGACCGGAGCCGCAGTCGTCACCCGGCGGGAGGAAGTTCGTATACCGCTCGGGGCGCACCACACGGACGGCGATTCTCCCGGAGAAGCATGGCGGAGGCCGCTGTGTCGTAGCGCGGGGTTATCCTCGAAGCATGGAATCGATAGACATCAACATCAGCGCCGACAACCCACGCATGCCCCGGGCGGCACAGCTGGCCATGATGCTGGTCACCTCCAGCCTGAAGGCGGACGAGCCGGAGAACGTGCTGGGACGGGAGGTCTTCAACGACGTCATCAGCGAGTGCGCCACCGAGTCCCTGCACGACCCGGAGTTCCAGGCCTGCCTGCTGGTGTCGCTGGTCCGGATCGTCAACGTGATGGCGGACCTGGCCGGGGACGGCATGGGCATCACGCCCGAGGAGGTCGTCCAGATCACCGCCCCCATCCTGGCGGCATGGACCGAGCCCGGCGGCCCGCCGGACCAGCTGGACCTCTAGCCTTTTAGTACGGTCCTGGCGGTCAGACCTCACGCCGGTGGCCGGCGACCTCTTCCAGGCGATCGAGCGGAACGAGCTTCTCGATGAGCGGGAACAGCTCGTCCTCCTCGAACCGGACGTGCAGCCGGAGCGTTTCGGCGATCTCTGCCATCAACTCCGGCGTCACGGCCGCCTTCACCAGATCGCGCTTCAGCAGCCCCACCAGGCGATGGATGTTGAGGTGCTCCAGCACCGCCCGTTCTACCAGCGGACGGGCCTGGTCGTGCTCGATTGCGGGAGGAAAGAACAGCTCCTCCTCCTCCCGAAAGTGGTGCAAGGCCCGTCCGAGGTAGAAGTTGACGAAGTCGTCGGCCGCCCTGATCCGGGTCGCCCGATCCTCAGATCCCGATGCGGTCTTCAGCCGGCGGGCCTGGGAAAGTGCGTGGTGATGGTCCCGGGTCAGGGGCAGCAGGGCGTCCAGCCGCTTGTTCATCTGTTCAGTCTAGAAGCTGCCCCTGCGCAGCGCGGTACGGCTCCGGCCCTGCCCCAGCGGTTTGTAGGGAACCAGAACCCAGCGCCCGCCATGCCGGCGAACCTCGTGGTTGGAACGAAGTGTTCGCATGCTCCGGCCGGAGCCGGCAACCGTCCTCCGGCCGTTCCGGCTCTCCCGTGCCCTGCGCCAGGCCGGAATCAGGACGAGGACCAGGGCCCAGATGAGGGTGGCGGCTACCAGAAGCAGGGACACGACCGTCGCGGTCCCGGAACCTACCGGGACCGCCGGCGGACACCCTGGACGACAAAATCCCTGCTGCCGCGAGGGGTTCGCACCTGCACGAGGTCCCCGGCCTGTTTTCCGAGGACGGCTGCCCCCAGGGCGGTTTCGGCCGAGATAAAGCCGGGCGCCTTCACGATCAGTCCCGGGGCGTGCACTATGAACTCCTCAGGCTCACCTTCGGACTGCTCCTGCAGGACGACGCAGTCGTTCAAGCGGACCGTCCCATCCGGGACCAGTTCCAGTTCCCCCTGCAGCTCGGCCAGCAGGCGGGCAACGTCCTGGACCTCCCGCCGGGCGTAGTCCCGCAGGGCGGCGGTTCCCAGATGGCCCAGCTCACCCCTCTCCGAGCGCAGCTTCGGAAGCTCTACATCCTGAAGATGAGCCAGGCGCGCCTTCAACTCCTCGCGTGGATCACTACCAACGGTCAGCGTTCGAATCACAGGAATCCTCCTTGCTTAATGTTTTGAGTATACCATTAAGCACTTTGCTCATGTAGTCTGGTCCGGTGACGGATATGGAAGAGCCGAACGACCAGGATTACGCGGCCCTGCTGGCCCGGCGCCGGCGGGTAGCCCACATCGTGGCCATCGTCGCCATAGCGATCGTCACGGTGATCCTGGTGCTGGGCGCTCTTCAGGCCCGCCGGTACGACAGGTGTATGCGGGACCTGGACTGCGCGGAGGTTCGTTAAGCAGTCAGCGCCGCGGTTTCCACCACACCTGTGAGACAGCGGCCACCGACGGCCACCGGGCAATCCAAACGAACGAGAACGCCTTGAACAACGCCCACGCGGCGGCGGACCAGACCAGCAGCAACCCCACGGCCTCGGTGCGGGCGGGAACCGGGGCCGACAAACCCAGCAGGAGCAGGACCAGGCCGATGTTGTAGGCGGCGACCTGCGTACGGGCTCCCTTCTCGAACGCCACCAGGTGAAGCCTCCTCAACTCCCCACCAACCGGCTTCTCCATCGGCAGCAGGAACGCCCACGCTCCGAGAATCGCCTGCACCACCGTCCCCCCGGCCAGCCCGACCAGCCACAGATTGCGGGTCGCAGCCTCAAGCCCGAAGCCGAGCGCCCCCAACTGCAGCGCCGTCACGACGAATAGCCAGAGGACGGCCGCAAGCAGGTGCAGCGCAGACACCGGCACGGGAAAACGCCTGGGTGCGCGGGCAACTGCAGATGCAATGCGCCCGAAGGGGACCAGCCCGGCTCCAAAGCCCGCTGCGCCCGCCGCCGCAAGCAACGGCAGGTCCAGCGTCAGGCCGGATGCGATGGTCAACAAACCGGCGAAACCGGCCCACGGCGCCCAGGCCGGGCGAACGCTCAAGGCTCGAACCCTGAGTACCGCCGGCAGCAGCGTGATCGCGGTGCCGACGATCGTCATGGCGGCCCAGCCGAGCAGGTTGAACGCCATGTGGACCAGGCGGTGGGAGAGCCGGCTTTCGGTGTCGGAGAGGACTCCGAGCGCCAGCGTGGCGCCCGCCGATCCGCCGACCAGAATGCTGATTCCCGCCAAGCGGTAGTAGGTCCGGGTTTCACGAAACCGCGTGCCCAAACCCTTCCGCCACTGCGCATCGGCAACCAGGCCGGACCAGAGCGTCCCCGACAGGAATGCTGCGGCCCCCACCCCCACCAGCAGTACGACACCCGACAGCCGGCCCGCTGCGATAAGCGCGGCTCCGAGGTTGAGCAGACCCAAGGAGCCCAGAAGGTGATACCGGGCGGCGGGAGGAGCCATCGCCAGCGTGCTCGAAAACTTGATCTGGCCGCCGGCAATCAACTGGCTCGCGGACCCAAGCAGGAGCATGTGAACCGGGAGCCACCAACCCAGCCGAAGCTGAGGCGGAAGCAGGCAGCCCAGGAGGGCTCCGGCGAACCACAACCGCGCGGTTAGGTGATGGGGCGTCATCGACTCGCGGCTGAGTCCGTGAAGCTCTCCCGGGCTGGTGCCTAGGCCGAGACCTCGAAGGTCCCGGACATCTCGGGGTGGATGTCGCACTGGAAGTACAGGTCCCCTGCGGGCAGCGCCGGCACGTCGTAGGTGGCGTCCTTGCCCGGGTCGACAAAGGCGCCCTGGTAAAGGCTCTCGCCCCCCTTGGAGGCGTACACCGACAGGTTGTGCGGTTCGGCGTCAGGGTTCTGCAGCTCCAAAGAGAACGGCTCGCCGGCGGTAACCTCCAGGCGGTCCCTGTCGAAGGCGTTCGTGTCGCCCTTTTCGGCCACTATCGAAAGAGCGGCGCCCGAAGCATCCGAGGATTTGTCGCTCTCGCCTACCGGGGTGGACTCTTCACTGCTGCCGCCTCCCCCGCACCCGATAAGAAACACTGCCGTCAGGGCTGCCACCAATGCCGCCGTCCTCATTTACGCACCTCCACTCTGCCGGAGCCTCGTTGCCCCGGTCTCGATGGCCCGGAGTGTAGCCGCGAATGGGTTATTTATCTTGCCTAATACGTTCGACGCCCTTTTCGTCGTGAAAAAAGATCCTAATGGGGCTTGAACACCATCAGGAAGAGGATGACGAGGATGCACCCGGCGGCAAGGTAATTCA
Coding sequences within:
- a CDS encoding dihydrofolate reductase family protein — protein: MGKVTAQLSMSVDGYIAGPNITPENPMGDGGEELHEWVFGLKSWREPQGLEGGDEGPDDEVSKENFENKGAVVMGRTMFDLGEIPWGENPPYHNPVFVVTHRPKETIVKQGGTSYTFVPDFETAMDRAREAAGDKDISIAGGANVVQQAIEAGVLDEIDVHIAPRFLGGGTRLFDNLDPRGKFEIVRVIGSPEITHVKYRIGGRGAV
- a CDS encoding SHOCT domain-containing protein, translating into MLAATLAFAEGAGHAGWWPVFPLFWILLWGAVILMVFRFREPGRRQGHSAQGVLADRYARGEITVEEYHERLKVLKERRR
- a CDS encoding hemerythrin domain-containing protein — encoded protein: MNKRLDALLPLTRDHHHALSQARRLKTASGSEDRATRIRAADDFVNFYLGRALHHFREEEELFFPPAIEHDQARPLVERAVLEHLNIHRLVGLLKRDLVKAAVTPELMAEIAETLRLHVRFEEDELFPLIEKLVPLDRLEEVAGHRREV
- a CDS encoding GreA/GreB family elongation factor: MIRTLTVGSDPREELKARLAHLQDVELPKLRSERGELGHLGTAALRDYARREVQDVARLLAELQGELELVPDGTVRLNDCVVLQEQSEGEPEEFIVHAPGLIVKAPGFISAETALGAAVLGKQAGDLVQVRTPRGSRDFVVQGVRRRSR
- a CDS encoding cupredoxin domain-containing protein — protein: MRTAALVAALTAVFLIGCGGGGSSEESTPVGESDKSSDASGAALSIVAEKGDTNAFDRDRLEVTAGEPFSLELQNPDAEPHNLSVYASKGGESLYQGAFVDPGKDATYDVPALPAGDLYFQCDIHPEMSGTFEVSA